A window from Triticum aestivum cultivar Chinese Spring chromosome 6D, IWGSC CS RefSeq v2.1, whole genome shotgun sequence encodes these proteins:
- the LOC123143479 gene encoding protein LPA2: MATAASASLSAASFLSPAPPRPHPRPLFRALAASGSGGGKKKPGKSKSSSSKGKGKDKALEPPPDVAVRRAPAGSASVFEQQRTKAGFNPGGRGNRFTEDEVRQRQATESAFLFAWLGLGGIILFQGLALAASGFLPTEWDSFLVKYLYPSFTPTVLLFLGGTTGYGVFKYFEGEKSKD, translated from the exons ATGGCcacggccgcctccgcctccctctccgccgcgTCCTTCCTCTCCCCAGCCCCACCCCGCCCGCACCCCCGCCCCCTCTTCCGCGCCCTCGCGgcctcgggctcgggcggcggcaagaagaagcccggcaagtccaagagcagcagcagcaagggcaagggcaaggacaAGGCGCTGGAGCCGCCGCCCGACGTGGCGGTCCGCCGCGCcccggcggggagcgcgtcggtgttCGAGCAGCAGCGGACGAAGGCCGGGTTCAACCCCGGCGGCCGCGGGAATCGGTTCACGGAGGACGAGGTCCGGCAGAGGCAGGCCACCGAGAGCGCCTTCCTCTTCGCGTGGCTGGGCCTCGGCGGGATCATCCTCTTCCAGGGCCTCGCGCTGGCCGCCTCCG GTTTTCTGCCCACAGAATGGGACAGTTTTTTAGTTAAGTACCTGTATCCGTCGTTCACTCCGACAGTACTCTTGTTCCTCGGGGGTACGACTGGATATGGCGTTTTCAAGTACTTTGAAGGCGAGAAAAGCAAAGACTAG